In the genome of Solibacillus silvestris, one region contains:
- a CDS encoding 3-hydroxyacyl-CoA dehydrogenase produces the protein MSNLKDKVAIVTGSGRGIGRDIALLLAKEGAKVVVNDLGGGSDGQGNDTKIADEVVQEIQDLGGDAVANYDSVADYESASNIIDTALSRFGRLDIVVNNAGILRDRMLFKMSEEEWDTVIAVHLKGSFNMTRAASTIFKEQKSGRFIHFTSTSGLIGNVGQANYSAAKLGIVGLSKSTALDMARYNVTSNAIAPFAWSRLIGTIPTETEDEKERVERLKQLSPAHIAPLVAFLASDEAADISGQIFGVRGKEIMVFSQPRPIRSVFNAKGWSVDSLSAIKGSLQSSFTPLEASAQVFPYAPLV, from the coding sequence ATGTCGAATTTAAAAGATAAAGTTGCAATTGTCACAGGTTCCGGTCGAGGTATTGGACGAGATATTGCCTTACTTCTAGCGAAAGAAGGAGCAAAAGTTGTAGTCAATGATTTAGGTGGCGGATCCGATGGGCAAGGAAATGATACAAAAATTGCAGATGAAGTGGTGCAGGAAATACAGGACCTTGGCGGAGATGCTGTAGCCAACTATGATTCCGTTGCTGACTATGAATCTGCTTCCAATATTATAGACACAGCATTATCACGATTTGGCCGCTTAGATATCGTCGTGAATAATGCAGGTATTTTACGTGACCGGATGTTGTTTAAAATGAGCGAAGAAGAGTGGGATACAGTAATTGCGGTTCACTTAAAGGGTTCATTTAATATGACACGAGCGGCATCAACAATCTTTAAAGAACAAAAAAGTGGGCGTTTTATTCATTTCACCTCCACATCCGGGTTAATCGGTAATGTGGGGCAAGCCAATTATTCAGCTGCTAAATTAGGGATTGTCGGATTAAGTAAAAGTACTGCGTTAGATATGGCCCGGTATAATGTTACATCGAATGCGATTGCCCCGTTTGCATGGAGCCGATTAATCGGGACAATCCCTACAGAGACAGAGGATGAAAAAGAGCGAGTGGAAAGACTGAAGCAGCTTTCGCCAGCTCATATTGCGCCATTAGTTGCCTTTTTGGCATCGGATGAAGCTGCCGATATTTCCGGTCAAATATTTGGTGTACGAGGTAAGGAAATTATGGTGTTTTCTCAGCCGCGTCCGATTCGCTCGGTATTCAATGCGAAAGGCTGGTCCGTTGATAGCTTAAGTGCAATCAAAGGCTCGCTTCAATCAAGTTTTACACCGCTTGAAGCTAGTGCGCAAGTTTTCCCGTATGCCCCATTAGTGTAA
- a CDS encoding alcohol dehydrogenase produces the protein MKTTSYFEFTHRPEIRSGAGSHILVPDLIQGLGGKRPVLFSDKGLTDAGLTQKIKSLFDMVPGIKLAGVFDDIQQDAKSSNINRGLKYFKECNGDSIIAIGGGSVIDTAKTVKWALYNGVNEVEYILTGNVLEVWPDAKPFGIPHISIPTTAGTGSEISSISVVFNEMLNLKCNLMNPYLSSDIAVLDPDLTVGLPPRVTAFTGMDALTHAVEGFFSTKSTNFSDAFALHAAKIIVENLTTAVRDGKNVAARANMLQASAMAITSFQSAMANIPIHNIAHTYGAKYGIPHGLANAVLMPSVMKNMPSMYLPKVNAFAPALGIIPNAENPQETLEECINVIVDLRNTVNLPDSFDEFNIDAADIPQLVPAVQNDPSSLSFRIPDDIIVNVSKEVISSKVSI, from the coding sequence ATGAAAACGACTTCCTATTTTGAATTCACACATCGCCCTGAAATCCGAAGTGGTGCAGGTTCACATATTTTAGTACCCGATCTAATCCAAGGTTTAGGTGGAAAGCGCCCTGTTCTATTTTCTGATAAAGGATTGACGGATGCAGGCTTAACACAAAAAATCAAAAGCTTATTTGATATGGTTCCTGGCATAAAGCTGGCTGGTGTATTTGATGATATTCAGCAAGATGCGAAATCGAGCAATATTAACAGAGGCCTGAAATATTTTAAAGAATGCAATGGCGACTCCATTATTGCAATTGGCGGCGGGAGTGTTATTGATACAGCTAAAACTGTCAAATGGGCTCTTTATAATGGTGTTAACGAAGTTGAGTATATTTTAACAGGGAACGTTTTAGAAGTTTGGCCGGATGCAAAGCCATTCGGTATTCCGCATATTTCAATTCCTACTACAGCTGGAACGGGTTCTGAAATCTCCAGTATTTCAGTAGTATTCAATGAAATGCTGAACCTGAAGTGCAATTTAATGAATCCGTATTTGAGTTCTGATATTGCGGTTTTAGATCCTGACTTAACTGTTGGTTTACCGCCAAGAGTAACAGCGTTTACTGGTATGGATGCACTGACACATGCTGTAGAAGGATTTTTCTCAACAAAATCAACGAATTTTTCGGATGCATTTGCACTGCATGCCGCAAAAATCATTGTCGAAAATTTGACTACGGCTGTGCGTGATGGGAAAAATGTGGCTGCACGTGCGAATATGCTACAAGCAAGTGCAATGGCTATTACAAGTTTCCAATCGGCGATGGCCAATATCCCAATCCACAATATAGCCCATACGTATGGCGCGAAATACGGCATTCCACATGGGCTGGCAAATGCAGTTCTCATGCCGAGTGTAATGAAAAATATGCCGAGCATGTATTTACCGAAAGTGAATGCATTTGCACCTGCACTGGGAATTATTCCAAACGCAGAAAATCCGCAAGAAACATTGGAAGAGTGCATCAATGTAATTGTTGACTTAAGAAATACAGTCAATCTACCGGACAGCTTCGACGAGTTTAATATTGATGCGGCAGATATTCCGCAACTTGTCCCAGCCGTACAAAATGACCCGTCATCATTAAGCTTCCGTATTCCTGATGACATCATTGTAAACGTTTCTAAAGAAGTAATCAGTTCTAAAGTAAGTATTTAA
- a CDS encoding 3-hydroxyacyl-ACP dehydratase: MEIGQTLEPLQKEEITHTQLVRYAGASGDFNPIHTVVPFAEAAGLGGVIAHGMLVMGFVGQAIGQWFEVKNLKKFTTRFKAMTRPGERITIQGRVVDENETCWICEAEAVNESAEVKVKAFFEIKK; the protein is encoded by the coding sequence ATGGAAATAGGCCAGACACTGGAACCTTTACAGAAGGAAGAAATAACGCATACGCAGCTCGTTCGATATGCAGGTGCATCCGGAGACTTCAATCCGATCCATACCGTTGTCCCATTTGCAGAGGCAGCGGGTTTAGGTGGGGTCATTGCACATGGCATGTTGGTTATGGGCTTTGTCGGGCAGGCAATTGGGCAATGGTTTGAAGTAAAGAACCTGAAGAAATTCACAACGAGATTTAAAGCAATGACAAGACCAGGAGAAAGAATAACTATACAAGGCCGTGTTGTCGATGAAAATGAAACTTGCTGGATTTGTGAGGCAGAAGCAGTTAATGAATCTGCTGAAGTAAAGGTAAAAGCATTTTTTGAAATAAAAAAATAA
- a CDS encoding aldehyde dehydrogenase: MTTDVQVKIFPQFINGEWTPPASGEFFDVINPATSEVVAKVSKGNQDDVNNAVQNAKEVFESGVWSGKTQAERAQIMMQFAGKIRQHAQEIIFLEGISTGATLRKLGGADIRQLVLSLTQTADLSLKYEAVTALPVNEQLGANRSLLVREPLGVVAAITPFNFPLVLAMWKIAPAIAMGNSIIIKPASNTPLGTLKLAQLAVEAGIPPGVINVVTGPGAEVGDALVTHPDVSKVAFTGSTEVGRKIMAQAAGTVKKVTLELGGKAPAIVLPDVNLEVAIPGILLGVFFHSGQVCEASTRLIVHESIYDIVVQQLVETTKKIKLGQPLDMTTGMGPVISETQMNKILDYIQSGIDEGAKLVCGGKRAAGPGLENGYFIEPTIFADVTNDMKIAREEIFGPVLCVIKYSTEEEAIAIANDTEYGLTGGVWGRDVTKANEIATKINAGTIWINDWHIFRTDAPFGGYKQSGLGREQGAQVFDDYTELKNICTSLTTENAQRPALGLIF, from the coding sequence ATGACGACAGACGTACAAGTTAAGATCTTTCCGCAGTTTATCAATGGTGAATGGACACCACCTGCTTCAGGTGAATTTTTTGATGTGATCAATCCGGCTACTTCAGAAGTCGTAGCGAAAGTTTCAAAAGGAAATCAGGACGATGTGAATAATGCGGTTCAAAATGCGAAAGAAGTTTTTGAATCAGGTGTCTGGTCAGGGAAAACGCAGGCAGAACGTGCACAGATCATGATGCAATTTGCGGGGAAAATCAGACAGCATGCGCAGGAAATCATTTTCTTAGAAGGGATTAGTACGGGGGCGACACTACGTAAATTGGGTGGCGCAGATATTCGGCAGTTAGTGCTTTCTCTTACTCAAACAGCGGATTTATCGCTGAAATATGAGGCAGTAACAGCTCTTCCGGTCAACGAACAATTAGGTGCAAATCGTAGTCTGCTTGTTCGCGAACCACTCGGAGTAGTAGCGGCGATTACACCATTTAACTTCCCGCTAGTTTTAGCGATGTGGAAAATCGCACCGGCAATTGCGATGGGGAACTCCATCATTATTAAGCCGGCTTCCAATACACCATTAGGTACATTGAAGCTTGCACAATTAGCAGTTGAAGCAGGTATTCCACCAGGGGTTATTAATGTCGTAACAGGTCCTGGAGCTGAAGTGGGCGATGCACTTGTTACACATCCAGATGTATCGAAAGTGGCGTTTACTGGATCTACAGAAGTAGGTAGAAAAATTATGGCACAAGCTGCAGGTACAGTTAAGAAAGTTACGCTTGAACTTGGAGGAAAGGCGCCTGCGATCGTGCTTCCTGATGTAAATCTCGAAGTGGCTATCCCAGGAATTCTGCTCGGCGTATTTTTCCATTCAGGACAAGTATGCGAAGCGAGTACACGTCTCATCGTACATGAATCCATTTATGACATTGTCGTGCAACAACTAGTTGAGACAACGAAGAAAATAAAACTTGGACAGCCGCTTGATATGACGACTGGAATGGGACCGGTCATCTCGGAAACACAGATGAATAAGATCCTCGACTATATTCAGTCTGGTATTGATGAGGGAGCAAAACTTGTATGTGGCGGTAAACGTGCAGCAGGTCCAGGGCTGGAGAACGGGTATTTCATCGAGCCGACGATTTTCGCAGATGTGACGAACGATATGAAGATTGCGAGAGAAGAAATCTTTGGGCCGGTATTATGCGTGATTAAATATTCAACAGAAGAAGAAGCAATCGCCATCGCAAATGATACGGAATATGGATTAACAGGCGGTGTTTGGGGCCGTGATGTGACGAAAGCAAATGAAATTGCTACGAAAATCAATGCCGGAACAATCTGGATCAATGACTGGCATATTTTCCGTACAGATGCGCCATTCGGTGGCTATAAGCAAAGTGGCTTAGGTCGTGAACAGGGAGCTCAAGTGTTTGATGACTACACAGAGCTTAAAAATATTTGCACTTCACTTACGACGGAAAATGCACAGCGCCCAGCTTTAGGACTAATCTTTTAA
- a CDS encoding acetyl-CoA hydrolase, producing MNNTDWKPHYTKKCTTAENAIQLIESSQTIFLAPMCNEPQVLVEELIRQKARLQEILLYTIILGSPCKYADPICHPHFRIRTFLNSTLLKKAYENNNCDYVPVNFSDIPRWIKEEKIDVALIQVSRPDANGFCSLGLSVDVVQTLIKEATVVIAEVNSNIPYTFGETLVHVSQIDKFVPSDRPLLTIPNSHPAKEELAIGNYVATLIPDYATIQVGVGKIAASIVRSLQSKAGLGVHSGSISDEIMQLINLGVITNERKEINRHKTVCTTLTGTNDLYKFCHQNKSVELYPVSYTHNAAIISKISHFYSINSALEVSLSGQINAEQVEDSHVVAGVGGQMDFIHGSKLSSGGRAIIALPSTAKNGSESRIKIHTKYVTSLKSEIDYVVTEYGIAKLFGKSLSERAQNLIAIAHPKFRAALTEEYKQLV from the coding sequence ATGAACAATACCGATTGGAAACCCCACTATACAAAAAAATGTACTACTGCTGAAAACGCAATCCAACTTATTGAATCCTCTCAAACGATATTTTTGGCACCGATGTGTAATGAACCTCAAGTACTTGTAGAAGAATTGATTCGTCAAAAGGCGCGATTACAAGAGATTTTATTATATACCATCATTTTAGGGAGTCCGTGTAAATATGCGGATCCCATATGTCACCCACACTTTAGAATTCGAACATTCTTAAATTCAACCTTATTGAAAAAAGCATACGAAAATAATAATTGTGATTACGTTCCTGTAAATTTCTCGGACATCCCTCGGTGGATCAAAGAAGAGAAAATTGATGTTGCACTTATTCAGGTTTCCCGTCCAGATGCAAACGGTTTTTGTAGTCTTGGTCTTTCGGTAGATGTTGTACAGACATTGATAAAGGAAGCGACGGTTGTAATTGCGGAAGTAAACAGCAATATTCCTTATACATTTGGAGAAACTCTCGTCCATGTATCCCAGATCGACAAGTTTGTTCCATCTGACCGACCGTTACTCACGATTCCAAACAGTCATCCGGCTAAAGAAGAATTAGCTATCGGTAATTACGTGGCAACGCTAATCCCTGATTATGCGACGATACAAGTTGGCGTCGGTAAAATCGCTGCTAGTATTGTCCGGTCACTCCAGTCCAAAGCAGGATTAGGAGTGCATTCGGGTTCGATTTCCGATGAGATTATGCAGCTCATTAATCTTGGAGTTATTACAAATGAACGAAAAGAGATCAACCGGCATAAAACCGTTTGCACAACACTTACAGGAACAAATGATTTATATAAATTTTGTCATCAAAATAAAAGCGTTGAACTGTATCCGGTAAGTTACACCCATAATGCAGCGATTATATCGAAAATAAGTCATTTTTATTCAATTAACTCGGCGTTGGAAGTAAGCCTGTCCGGCCAAATCAATGCCGAGCAAGTTGAGGACTCCCATGTTGTTGCAGGGGTTGGAGGTCAAATGGATTTCATTCACGGCTCAAAGCTTTCTTCAGGTGGAAGAGCAATTATTGCGCTGCCTTCTACGGCGAAAAACGGATCGGAATCCCGGATAAAGATTCATACAAAATACGTGACGTCATTAAAGTCTGAAATCGACTACGTTGTCACAGAGTATGGTATTGCAAAACTGTTTGGAAAATCTTTAAGTGAACGGGCGCAAAACCTAATTGCCATTGCGCATCCGAAATTCCGGGCTGCTCTTACGGAAGAATACAAACAATTAGTGTAA
- a CDS encoding acyl-CoA dehydrogenase, with protein MDFQLPPDLIEMKKTIREFIDNVVDPLAGEIDREDRIPDHIMEKSKEMGLFGLSIPAEYGGTGIDMVGKCSLFEEIGRTSNGYMTVIGAHTGIGSVGIVELGTEEQKQKYLPRMASGEIIGAFALTETTAGSHAAALKTTAVRKGDKYILNGAKQYITNAPIAGVFTVMAVTDPTKGAKGITSFLVDKSAPGLIIGKTEEKMGLRGSHSSEIFFEDCEVPVENVLGVEGLGYVNALTILANGRAGLAARNLGSAQKLFELSVKYAHEREQFGKPIFEQQIIQHYLAEMALDIETLRSFTYRVAWMVDQGMNVIKEAAMAKLLGSEIYNRIADKAVQIHGGLGYMKEFPVERYYRDARITKIYEGTSEIQKNIIAAQIHKEYLKKAPPVSI; from the coding sequence ATGGACTTTCAGCTACCACCCGATTTAATCGAAATGAAAAAAACAATTCGAGAGTTTATAGACAATGTGGTGGATCCACTTGCAGGAGAGATTGATCGTGAAGACCGAATACCGGACCATATTATGGAAAAGTCAAAAGAAATGGGGTTGTTCGGTCTAAGTATCCCTGCAGAATACGGTGGTACAGGCATTGATATGGTCGGGAAATGTAGTCTTTTTGAAGAAATCGGCCGTACATCGAACGGTTATATGACGGTAATCGGTGCACATACAGGAATTGGATCGGTCGGGATTGTGGAATTGGGGACGGAAGAGCAAAAGCAAAAATATTTACCCCGCATGGCTTCGGGTGAAATTATTGGTGCGTTTGCTTTAACTGAAACGACTGCGGGTTCTCATGCAGCAGCTTTAAAAACAACGGCCGTTCGTAAAGGAGACAAATACATTCTGAATGGCGCGAAGCAGTATATTACAAATGCGCCGATTGCAGGGGTTTTTACGGTAATGGCTGTAACCGATCCAACTAAAGGCGCAAAAGGAATTACTTCTTTCCTTGTGGATAAAAGCGCTCCTGGTTTAATCATTGGAAAAACAGAAGAAAAAATGGGGCTTCGCGGATCCCATTCTTCTGAGATTTTCTTCGAGGATTGTGAAGTGCCGGTCGAAAATGTGCTTGGTGTAGAAGGATTAGGTTATGTCAATGCCTTAACCATTTTGGCAAATGGTCGTGCTGGGCTCGCGGCGAGAAACTTAGGCTCAGCGCAAAAGCTTTTTGAGCTATCCGTCAAATATGCACATGAGCGTGAACAGTTCGGAAAGCCGATTTTTGAACAGCAAATCATTCAACATTACTTGGCGGAAATGGCATTGGATATCGAAACATTGAGATCCTTTACGTACCGAGTGGCATGGATGGTGGACCAGGGGATGAATGTCATCAAAGAGGCAGCGATGGCAAAACTTTTAGGTTCGGAAATTTATAATCGCATAGCAGATAAAGCTGTGCAAATTCATGGTGGCCTCGGTTATATGAAAGAGTTCCCTGTTGAAAGATATTATCGGGATGCACGTATTACAAAAATATATGAAGGCACATCTGAAATTCAAAAAAATATTATTGCTGCTCAAATTCATAAAGAATATTTGAAGAAAGCACCGCCCGTATCAATCTAG
- a CDS encoding ribonucleotide-diphosphate reductase, with protein MREYVTTKQEINKNSLPYNLYQKAKKFGIWNPVDIDFTQDKEDWKKLNEEQQLEVLTQFAQFIGGEEAVTQDILPMIMAVSKKGWFEEESYLTTFLFEEAKHAEFFSLFLEEIGVKDDLTHLLTPGYRKLFDETLPAVMGRLIEDQSPEAMIDAAVTYNIFAEGVLAETGYWFFHEALSSANLFPGFISGIRNVKRDEGRHIGFGTFLIQRLISENPELELFERVQQRLQELLPIAMMLTEGKEDKQVTSLGIERGKSMEFAMKQLQARLTVLSRAKGKTLEEIYNTDIALEEV; from the coding sequence ATGAGAGAATACGTCACGACTAAACAGGAAATCAACAAAAATTCACTACCGTATAATTTGTATCAAAAGGCAAAAAAGTTCGGAATCTGGAATCCGGTAGATATCGACTTTACGCAAGATAAAGAAGATTGGAAGAAATTAAATGAAGAACAGCAATTAGAGGTGCTTACTCAGTTTGCTCAATTTATTGGCGGTGAAGAAGCGGTCACACAAGATATTTTACCGATGATTATGGCGGTTTCTAAAAAGGGATGGTTCGAAGAGGAATCTTATTTAACAACTTTCCTTTTTGAAGAAGCGAAGCATGCTGAATTTTTCAGTCTGTTCCTGGAAGAAATCGGCGTAAAGGATGATTTGACTCATTTACTGACACCAGGCTACCGGAAGCTATTTGATGAAACGCTGCCAGCAGTGATGGGCAGATTGATTGAAGATCAGTCACCGGAAGCAATGATAGATGCTGCGGTTACGTATAATATTTTTGCAGAAGGTGTTTTGGCTGAAACAGGTTACTGGTTCTTCCATGAAGCACTATCAAGCGCAAATTTGTTCCCGGGATTTATATCAGGAATTCGAAACGTTAAGCGTGACGAAGGACGTCATATAGGTTTTGGTACATTCCTCATTCAGCGCCTAATTAGTGAGAATCCTGAACTGGAGCTGTTTGAACGCGTACAGCAAAGACTGCAGGAGCTGTTACCGATTGCGATGATGTTAACAGAAGGAAAAGAAGACAAACAAGTAACAAGTCTTGGAATTGAACGAGGAAAATCGATGGAATTTGCCATGAAGCAATTACAGGCACGTCTGACAGTGCTTTCCCGAGCTAAAGGAAAGACGTTAGAAGAAATCTATAATACGGACATTGCTTTAGAAGAAGTATAG
- a CDS encoding acyl-CoA dehydrogenase → MNKTLAKSRKESRTFFNDDHIMFRDSLRKFVEKEIDPYFTQWENDRIVPRELWLKLGSQGFLCPSVEEKYGGTGLDFIFDIVLSEELSKVGGGLSGIGLHSNVVTPYITSFGTEEQKMKYLPKFVSGEWISAIAMTEPGAGSDLQKMTTTAVKDGSDYIVNGQKTFITNGILSDVIIIACKTDPKAVPAHNGVSLLIIERGMEGFSRGRKLDKVGMHSQDTAELIFENVRVPAENLLGEEGKGFLYLMQKLQQERLLTAVGAITAAKDMLDLTLQYVKEREAFGKPIGKFQNTQFTLAEIATQVKIGQTFVDDLILRHLEGQDLVTEVSMAKWWTTDMARKISVECMQLHGGYGYMEEYKIARRFRDIAVTPIFAGSNEIMKVIIAKNLGL, encoded by the coding sequence ATGAATAAAACATTGGCGAAATCTAGAAAAGAGTCCCGTACATTTTTTAATGATGATCATATTATGTTCAGGGATTCTCTTAGAAAATTTGTAGAAAAAGAAATTGATCCTTATTTTACACAATGGGAAAACGATCGTATTGTACCGCGTGAATTATGGTTGAAGCTAGGCAGTCAAGGATTTTTATGTCCAAGCGTAGAGGAAAAGTACGGTGGGACGGGCTTAGACTTTATCTTTGATATTGTTTTGTCCGAGGAATTATCAAAAGTCGGCGGCGGCTTAAGTGGGATTGGTCTGCACAGCAATGTCGTAACACCGTATATCACTTCTTTTGGAACAGAAGAGCAGAAGATGAAATACCTTCCGAAGTTTGTAAGCGGTGAATGGATTTCAGCAATTGCGATGACAGAACCGGGTGCAGGGTCTGATTTACAAAAAATGACGACGACTGCTGTGAAAGATGGATCAGACTATATTGTAAATGGTCAAAAAACATTCATTACGAACGGAATTCTTTCCGATGTCATCATCATCGCCTGTAAAACAGATCCAAAAGCGGTACCTGCCCATAATGGGGTAAGCCTATTGATCATTGAGAGAGGGATGGAAGGTTTCTCCCGTGGAAGAAAATTAGACAAGGTTGGTATGCATAGTCAGGATACAGCAGAACTGATTTTTGAAAATGTACGAGTACCTGCAGAAAATCTTCTTGGGGAAGAAGGAAAAGGGTTCTTGTATTTAATGCAAAAATTGCAGCAAGAACGTCTGCTCACAGCAGTAGGGGCAATTACCGCTGCAAAAGATATGCTGGATTTGACGTTGCAATATGTAAAAGAGCGGGAAGCGTTTGGTAAACCAATTGGTAAATTCCAGAATACACAATTTACACTGGCGGAAATTGCGACACAAGTAAAAATCGGCCAAACATTTGTGGATGATTTGATCTTACGCCATTTAGAAGGACAGGATCTCGTGACGGAAGTATCAATGGCCAAATGGTGGACAACGGATATGGCTCGCAAAATATCAGTAGAGTGTATGCAATTACATGGCGGCTACGGCTATATGGAAGAATATAAGATTGCGAGACGATTCCGGGATATTGCCGTTACACCAATTTTCGCCGGTTCCAACGAAATTATGAAAGTCATTATTGCCAAAAATTTGGGGCTGTAA
- a CDS encoding acetyl-CoA acetyltransferase, which produces MKNAVIIDSVRTAVGRMGETLKNVEVDYLAAKVLDEITVRTGIGKDKIDEVIIGQAKQSTDSPNLARLALLRAGFPIEITGYTVHRQCGSGLQAMNSGAQQIMCGLSDIIIAGGAESMSTAPYYLRNVRYGYGAGNGEILDSNTESQPRAQPIEIYGALTMGMTAENLAVKYAISRSEQDEFAIRSQENAKRAIETGLFKDQIVPFEVKTKKGMVEFKVDEHPRETTFERLSQLKPVFKENGTVTAGNTSGRNDGAGVIMLMSEEAAAQYDKKPKAKIIAQAVSGVSPEIMGIGPAPATRKALQLADLTLDQIGLIELNEAFAAQSLAVIKELGMDINRVNVNGGAIALGHPIGGTGGVLMTKLLHEMERRGEKYGLVTFCIGGGLGITTIVENMQL; this is translated from the coding sequence ATGAAAAATGCCGTAATTATAGACTCTGTACGTACAGCAGTTGGTCGTATGGGCGAAACATTAAAAAATGTAGAGGTAGATTATCTTGCGGCAAAAGTGTTGGACGAAATTACTGTTCGTACCGGAATTGGTAAGGATAAAATCGATGAAGTCATTATCGGACAAGCAAAGCAAAGTACTGATTCGCCTAATCTAGCCCGCTTAGCCCTTTTACGTGCAGGTTTTCCGATTGAAATTACCGGCTATACAGTTCACCGGCAATGCGGTTCAGGTCTGCAGGCAATGAATAGCGGTGCTCAGCAAATCATGTGTGGGCTTTCGGATATTATTATTGCGGGTGGAGCTGAAAGCATGAGCACAGCCCCATACTATTTGCGGAATGTCCGTTACGGTTACGGTGCTGGAAACGGTGAAATTCTCGATTCGAACACTGAAAGTCAACCACGTGCCCAGCCAATTGAAATATATGGCGCATTAACAATGGGAATGACTGCTGAAAACTTGGCTGTAAAATACGCCATTTCCCGAAGTGAACAAGATGAGTTTGCCATAAGGAGCCAGGAGAATGCAAAAAGAGCCATCGAAACGGGATTGTTCAAGGATCAAATCGTCCCATTTGAAGTGAAGACGAAAAAAGGAATGGTCGAATTTAAAGTAGACGAACATCCGAGGGAAACAACATTCGAAAGATTATCTCAATTAAAACCGGTTTTTAAAGAAAACGGTACAGTTACTGCCGGGAATACAAGCGGTCGTAATGATGGTGCGGGTGTGATTATGCTTATGTCGGAAGAAGCAGCTGCACAGTATGATAAAAAACCTAAGGCGAAAATTATTGCGCAAGCTGTATCAGGAGTTTCACCGGAAATTATGGGAATTGGCCCTGCCCCGGCAACTAGAAAAGCGTTGCAATTAGCGGATTTAACACTTGATCAAATCGGTTTAATAGAATTAAATGAAGCCTTTGCAGCTCAATCCTTGGCCGTCATCAAGGAACTTGGCATGGATATAAACCGAGTAAATGTAAATGGGGGCGCAATCGCACTTGGTCATCCGATTGGCGGCACAGGTGGTGTATTAATGACGAAGCTGCTTCATGAAATGGAAAGACGTGGAGAAAAATACGGTCTAGTTACATTCTGTATTGGCGGCGGTCTTGGTATTACAACAATTGTTGAAAATATGCAGTTGTAG